One genomic window of Cupriavidus oxalaticus includes the following:
- a CDS encoding ABC transporter ATP-binding protein, with the protein MTVLLETRQLQKRFSMRPGLLGRMAGKPVQAVHAVNEVSLQVRKGEVLGVVGESGCGKSTLGRMLAGLLPQSGGEIAWEGRPADVASAGYHRAVQMVFQNPYASLNPRLRIGRAITEGAVYHRMVSRARAAELAGELLQQVGLDPSYAERYPHEFSGGQRQRVAIARALALRPRLLICDEAVSALDVSVQAQIINLFMQLRREHGLTYVFISHNLAVVEHMSDRVAIMYLGRVVESGDARSVFAAPNHPYTRALLADAPRLGGGTASHQPIRGELPSPLAPPTGCAFHPRCPHASARCAAEVPLLRDIGGRLSACHLND; encoded by the coding sequence ATGACCGTGCTGCTTGAAACCCGTCAGCTGCAGAAACGCTTTTCAATGAGGCCCGGCCTGCTGGGCCGCATGGCCGGCAAACCGGTGCAGGCGGTGCATGCCGTCAACGAGGTCTCGTTGCAGGTGCGCAAGGGCGAGGTGCTGGGCGTGGTCGGCGAGTCCGGGTGCGGCAAGTCCACGCTGGGCCGCATGCTCGCCGGGCTGCTGCCGCAGAGCGGCGGCGAAATCGCGTGGGAAGGGCGGCCCGCGGATGTCGCATCGGCCGGCTATCACCGCGCGGTGCAGATGGTGTTCCAGAATCCCTATGCCTCGCTCAATCCCAGGCTGCGCATCGGCCGGGCCATTACCGAGGGCGCGGTCTACCACCGCATGGTCAGCCGCGCCCGGGCTGCCGAGCTGGCTGGCGAGCTGCTGCAGCAGGTCGGCCTCGACCCCAGCTACGCCGAGCGCTATCCGCACGAGTTCTCCGGCGGCCAGCGCCAGCGCGTGGCGATTGCCCGCGCGCTGGCACTGCGCCCGCGACTGCTGATCTGCGATGAAGCCGTGTCCGCGCTCGATGTCTCGGTGCAGGCGCAGATCATCAACCTGTTCATGCAGCTGCGGCGCGAGCATGGGCTGACCTACGTCTTTATCAGCCACAACCTGGCGGTGGTGGAGCACATGTCCGACCGGGTCGCGATCATGTACCTGGGCCGTGTGGTCGAGAGCGGCGATGCCCGCTCGGTGTTCGCCGCGCCCAACCATCCCTATACCCGCGCGCTGCTGGCCGATGCGCCGCGGCTGGGCGGCGGCACCGCCAGCCACCAGCCGATCCGCGGCGAGTTGCCCAGCCCGCTGGCGCCGCCGACCGGTTGCGCCTTCCATCCGCGCTGCCCGCATGCCAGCGCACGCTGCGCCGCCGAAGTGCCGCTGCTGCGCGATATCGGCGGTCGCCTGTCCGCCTGCCACCTGAATGACTAG
- a CDS encoding DUF2069 domain-containing protein yields MNAPADSDSALHSPWLHRISAGSLVALMVLCIAWEWFLAPLRPGGSWLIIKFLPLLLPLRGVLTRNRYTMQWSSMLILLFFTEGIVRATSDRGFSATLAWVEVALTLVFFTSTILYLRPYKRRARAAAKAAPQKR; encoded by the coding sequence ATGAACGCGCCCGCCGACAGCGACAGCGCGCTGCACAGCCCCTGGCTGCATCGGATCAGCGCGGGCAGCCTGGTGGCGCTGATGGTGCTGTGCATCGCCTGGGAATGGTTCCTGGCGCCGCTGCGTCCGGGCGGCTCGTGGCTGATCATCAAGTTCTTGCCGCTGCTACTGCCGCTGCGCGGCGTGCTGACGCGCAACCGCTACACCATGCAGTGGTCGTCGATGCTGATCCTGCTGTTCTTCACCGAGGGCATCGTGCGCGCCACCAGCGACCGCGGCTTCTCCGCGACGCTGGCCTGGGTGGAGGTGGCACTGACGCTGGTGTTCTTCACCAGCACCATCCTGTACCTGCGGCCGTACAAGCGCCGCGCCCGAGCGGCCGCCAAGGCAGCGCCGCAAAAGCGCTGA
- a CDS encoding ABC transporter substrate-binding protein: MFRSTKFPGAALAAAFALSALAGGIRPAHAADLRIGYKAEVSAADPHVLDAAGRNLWGHVYETLVGLDNALRPVSLLATSWRQLDDHNWEFQLRPGVKFSNGAPFTAKDARYSIERARKLSGARTFRTYLKSVEAVEATGPLTLRVRTRTPNPVLPQNIGMVAMLPHGLGQGVREADFAHGQASIGTGPYRLVAWEHGQQLTLARNPGYWGGAQPWDRVVFQFIPKEPARASALLSGLVDVIDASSASIAEAFARTNGRIRTVAATSYMLNYLQLDQGRAVSPYVQDAAGRPLPANPLRDVRVRQAISVAIDRDLIAARVTKGDSVPAGQMVPAGFFGFAPAVAAPRADTAEVRRLLIAAGYPDGFRLTLHCPSDRYLNDAKTCEAVGQMLTRAGIRTEVRTLPYSVYITRATSGGEGGKPEFSAFLLGIGAVSGDSLEPLVAVAHAQDKAAGLGANNRSGYANRELDALVENSMRTMAPAPREQLQRRAAELLAADAGIVPLHHLRAAWAYRAGLEVQPRADGFTYAGNIRPAAPAATPAAQP, encoded by the coding sequence ATGTTTCGATCAACGAAATTTCCCGGCGCCGCGCTGGCCGCTGCTTTTGCCCTGTCCGCACTGGCGGGCGGGATCCGTCCCGCGCATGCCGCCGACCTGCGCATCGGCTACAAGGCCGAGGTCAGCGCTGCCGATCCGCATGTGCTGGACGCCGCCGGCCGCAACCTGTGGGGCCACGTGTACGAGACCCTGGTAGGCCTCGACAACGCCTTGCGCCCGGTGTCGCTGCTGGCCACCAGCTGGCGCCAGCTGGACGACCACAACTGGGAATTCCAGCTGCGCCCGGGGGTGAAGTTCAGCAATGGCGCGCCGTTCACCGCGAAGGATGCGCGCTATTCGATCGAGCGCGCGCGCAAGCTGTCCGGCGCGCGCACCTTCCGCACCTACCTGAAGTCGGTCGAGGCGGTCGAGGCCACGGGCCCGCTGACGCTGCGCGTACGCACCCGCACGCCCAACCCGGTGTTGCCGCAGAACATCGGCATGGTGGCGATGCTGCCGCACGGCCTGGGGCAGGGCGTGCGCGAGGCGGACTTCGCCCATGGCCAGGCGAGCATCGGCACCGGCCCGTACCGGTTGGTGGCGTGGGAACACGGCCAGCAGCTGACGCTGGCGCGCAATCCCGGCTACTGGGGCGGCGCGCAGCCGTGGGACCGGGTGGTGTTCCAGTTCATCCCCAAGGAGCCGGCGCGCGCGTCGGCGTTGCTGTCGGGGCTGGTGGACGTGATCGATGCCTCGTCGGCCAGCATTGCCGAAGCCTTCGCGCGCACCAACGGCCGCATCCGCACGGTGGCGGCAACCTCGTACATGCTGAACTACCTGCAGCTCGACCAGGGGCGGGCAGTCTCGCCCTATGTGCAGGATGCCGCCGGCCGGCCGCTGCCCGCCAACCCGTTGCGCGACGTGCGCGTGCGCCAGGCCATCAGCGTCGCGATCGACCGCGACCTGATCGCGGCGCGCGTGACCAAAGGGGATTCGGTGCCCGCCGGGCAGATGGTGCCGGCAGGCTTCTTCGGCTTTGCCCCGGCCGTGGCCGCGCCGCGTGCCGATACCGCGGAGGTGCGCCGGCTGCTCATCGCGGCCGGCTATCCCGACGGCTTCCGCCTGACGCTGCATTGCCCGAGCGACCGCTACCTGAACGACGCCAAGACCTGCGAGGCGGTGGGCCAGATGCTGACCCGCGCGGGCATCCGCACCGAGGTGCGCACGTTGCCGTACTCGGTCTACATCACCCGCGCCACCTCCGGCGGCGAGGGTGGCAAGCCGGAATTCAGCGCCTTCCTGCTCGGCATCGGCGCGGTCAGCGGCGATTCGCTGGAACCGCTGGTGGCGGTGGCGCATGCGCAGGACAAGGCCGCCGGCCTGGGTGCGAACAACCGCAGCGGTTATGCCAATCGCGAACTGGACGCGCTGGTGGAAAACTCCATGCGCACCATGGCGCCGGCGCCGCGCGAGCAGTTGCAGCGCCGGGCCGCTGAACTGCTGGCTGCCGACGCCGGCATCGTGCCGCTGCACCACCTGCGCGCCGCCTGGGCGTATCGCGCCGGGCTGGAAGTGCAGCCGCGCGCCGACGGCTTTACCTACGCCGGCAACATCCGCCCCGCTGCGCCTGCAGCGACGCCTGCGGCGCAACCCTGA
- a CDS encoding ABC transporter permease, with translation MLETLLKRLLQSLVVLWLMSVLTFCAVNLIGDPVHLLVSPTATEQETADARHALGLDLPVPQQYLRFMQGALRGDLGESFIYNRPAIELIVSRVPATLELAVTALLLSLGIGIPIGVFAGLKPDSRLARALMAGSLGGVIMPTFWVGMIGILVFSVNLGWLPSGGRGPVTSVLGMPLSVTSWEGIRFLLLPALTLSLFKISLVARLAEAGTREVAGQEYIKFARAKGVGSARLVLRHVVPNVLIPIVTVVGLEFGHLIAFSVVTESVFSWPGMGKLIIDSVLALDRPVVVAYLLVTLVLFVVLNLVVDLLYVVLDPRLRHKAA, from the coding sequence ATGCTCGAAACCCTCCTGAAGCGGCTGCTGCAAAGCCTCGTCGTGCTGTGGCTGATGTCGGTGCTGACCTTCTGCGCCGTCAACCTGATCGGCGACCCGGTGCACTTGCTGGTCAGCCCCACCGCCACCGAGCAGGAAACCGCCGACGCGCGGCACGCGCTCGGGCTGGACCTGCCGGTGCCGCAGCAATACCTGCGCTTCATGCAGGGCGCGCTACGCGGCGACCTCGGCGAATCCTTCATCTACAACCGTCCCGCGATCGAGCTGATCGTCAGCCGCGTGCCGGCCACGCTGGAACTGGCCGTGACCGCGCTGCTGCTGTCGCTGGGCATCGGCATCCCGATCGGCGTGTTCGCCGGGCTCAAACCGGACAGCCGGCTGGCGCGCGCGCTGATGGCAGGCTCGCTGGGCGGCGTGATCATGCCGACGTTCTGGGTCGGGATGATCGGCATCCTGGTGTTCTCGGTGAACCTTGGCTGGCTGCCCTCGGGCGGGCGCGGTCCGGTCACCAGCGTGCTCGGCATGCCGCTGTCGGTGACCAGCTGGGAGGGGATCCGCTTCCTGCTGCTGCCGGCGCTGACGCTGTCGCTGTTCAAGATCTCGCTGGTGGCGCGGCTAGCCGAAGCCGGCACGCGCGAAGTGGCGGGGCAGGAGTACATCAAGTTTGCCCGCGCCAAGGGCGTGGGCAGCGCGCGGCTGGTGCTGCGCCACGTGGTGCCCAATGTGCTGATCCCGATCGTCACCGTGGTCGGGCTGGAATTCGGCCACCTGATCGCCTTCTCGGTGGTGACCGAGTCGGTGTTCTCGTGGCCGGGCATGGGCAAGCTGATCATCGATTCGGTGCTGGCGCTGGACCGCCCGGTGGTGGTGGCTTACCTGCTGGTCACGCTGGTGCTGTTCGTGGTGCTGAACCTGGTGGTCGACCTGCTCTACGTGGTGCTCGATCCGCGACTGCGCCACAAGGCGGCCTGA
- a CDS encoding ABC transporter ATP-binding protein, translated as MALLEVSGLSTSFALGSGRKALKAVDDVSFTLEPGEILGIVGESGSGKSVTAFSLMNLLDPPGRVSGGSVRFKGQELLSCSPRQWQALRGDRIAMVFQDPMMSLNPVMRVGDQLVETVRVHHRRTRAQAHAQAVDALARVGIPAPQERMRAYPHELSGGMRQRVAIASALINRPDLIIADEPTTALDVTIQAQILYEMKQLVRETGAAAIWISHDLAVVKDLVDRVCVMYAGRVVEQGPVAELIARPLHPYTRGLLDSLPTPEMRGATLRAIPGAAPALAALPPGCAFAPRCPRVREACSQPPAATPVRGRTLRCFYPLESA; from the coding sequence ATGGCACTACTGGAAGTCTCCGGGCTGAGCACCAGCTTTGCATTGGGCAGCGGCCGCAAGGCATTGAAGGCCGTCGACGATGTCTCGTTCACGCTGGAGCCGGGCGAGATCCTCGGCATCGTCGGCGAGTCCGGTTCGGGCAAGTCGGTGACGGCGTTCTCGCTGATGAACCTGCTGGACCCGCCCGGGCGCGTCAGTGGCGGTTCGGTCCGCTTCAAGGGGCAGGAGTTGCTGTCGTGCTCGCCGCGCCAGTGGCAGGCCCTGCGCGGCGATCGCATCGCGATGGTGTTCCAGGATCCGATGATGTCGCTGAACCCGGTGATGCGCGTGGGCGACCAGCTGGTCGAGACCGTGCGGGTGCACCACCGCCGCACCCGCGCGCAGGCGCATGCGCAGGCAGTCGATGCGCTGGCGCGCGTGGGCATCCCGGCGCCGCAGGAGCGCATGCGTGCCTATCCGCACGAGCTCTCCGGCGGCATGCGGCAGCGCGTGGCGATCGCCAGTGCGCTGATCAACCGGCCCGACCTGATCATTGCCGACGAGCCCACCACGGCGCTGGACGTCACCATCCAGGCGCAGATCCTGTACGAGATGAAGCAGCTGGTGCGCGAGACCGGCGCCGCCGCGATCTGGATCAGCCATGACCTGGCCGTGGTCAAGGACCTTGTCGATCGTGTCTGCGTGATGTACGCCGGCAGGGTGGTGGAGCAGGGGCCGGTGGCCGAGCTGATCGCGCGGCCGCTGCACCCGTACACGCGCGGGCTGCTCGACTCTTTGCCGACGCCTGAAATGCGCGGCGCCACGCTGCGCGCGATTCCCGGGGCCGCCCCGGCATTGGCGGCGCTGCCGCCGGGATGCGCCTTCGCGCCGCGCTGCCCGCGCGTGCGCGAGGCCTGCAGCCAGCCGCCCGCGGCAACCCCGGTGCGCGGCCGCACGCTTCGCTGTTTCTATCCATTGGAGTCGGCATGA
- a CDS encoding N-formylglutamate amidohydrolase → MTLPYTLIEPAGAALPLVVDSPHSGQARAGGLPSSLPLAAPPEALLTGWDAYVDELFAHAPAVGGTLLCADFPRWLVDVNRARDDIDPALVDGAMPFALRPSDKACRGMGVLRRLALPGVPVYGAPLTPAMAEQLLKAYYDPYHAALARAMAGHHARFGAVWHLDCHSMKSRGNAMNVDHGSERPDFVLSNRDGTTCPEGFVELVGQCLRGFGYQVGINWPYKGAELVTAYSDPARGRYSLQIEINRALYLDEARFVPHDGFARLRGHLDQLLERVADHIRAELARGA, encoded by the coding sequence ATGACGCTTCCTTATACGCTGATCGAACCGGCTGGCGCGGCGTTGCCGCTGGTGGTCGATTCCCCGCACAGCGGGCAGGCCCGAGCCGGCGGCTTGCCGTCCTCGCTGCCGCTGGCCGCTCCGCCCGAAGCCCTGCTGACGGGCTGGGATGCCTATGTCGACGAGTTGTTCGCGCATGCGCCGGCGGTGGGCGGCACGCTGCTGTGCGCGGATTTTCCGCGCTGGCTGGTGGACGTGAACCGCGCCCGCGACGATATCGACCCGGCGCTGGTCGACGGTGCCATGCCGTTCGCGCTGCGGCCCAGCGACAAGGCCTGCCGCGGCATGGGCGTGCTGCGCCGGCTGGCGCTGCCGGGCGTACCGGTCTACGGCGCACCGCTGACGCCTGCCATGGCCGAGCAACTGCTGAAGGCCTACTACGATCCCTACCATGCCGCGCTTGCCCGCGCGATGGCGGGGCACCATGCGCGCTTCGGCGCGGTGTGGCATCTCGACTGCCATTCGATGAAGTCGCGCGGCAATGCCATGAACGTGGACCACGGCTCCGAGCGGCCGGACTTCGTCCTCAGCAACCGCGACGGCACGACTTGCCCTGAGGGGTTTGTCGAACTGGTGGGTCAATGCCTGCGCGGCTTTGGCTACCAGGTCGGCATCAACTGGCCGTACAAGGGCGCGGAACTGGTGACGGCGTACTCGGACCCGGCGCGCGGGCGCTACAGCCTGCAGATCGAAATCAACCGCGCGCTGTACCTGGACGAGGCGCGCTTCGTGCCGCATGACGGGTTTGCCCGGCTGCGCGGCCATCTCGACCAGCTGCTCGAGCGCGTTGCGGACCATATCCGCGCGGAGCTGGCGCGCGGCGCGTAA
- a CDS encoding FAD-binding oxidoreductase produces the protein MTSSQDSLLALCRAALGPQHVLTQAADKAPYLTDWRKRYSGEALAVLRPGTTEEVAAAVHACHAHKVAVVPQGGNTGLCGGATPAAGRDAVVLSLQRLNRIRQVDPLNNTITVEAGVVLQHLQDVAREHGRLFPLSLAAEGSCTIGGNLSTNAGGTAVLRYGNTRELCLGLEVVTPTGDTWHGLRGLRKDNTGYDLRDLYIGAEGTLGIITAAVMKLFPLPRASVTALAAVQSPRAALALLAIAQSHAGAMLTGFELMSARCMALVTQHYPQLRYPFADIHPQLVLMELSDSEGEAHARGIFETLMNAAFDAGVVLDAVVAESVQQSRDFWNLREHIPLAQVEDGKNIKHDIAVPVSRVADFIETTDALLQNAFPGARMVTFGHLGDGNLHYNVSPPEGVDHDAFLANQDQVNRIVHDSVRSHCGSISAEHGVGQLKREELQHYKSEVELALMRAIKGALDPLGLMNPGKVL, from the coding sequence ATGACCTCGTCCCAAGATTCCTTACTCGCCCTGTGTCGCGCCGCGCTGGGCCCGCAGCACGTGCTGACCCAGGCCGCCGACAAGGCCCCCTACCTGACCGACTGGCGCAAGCGCTACAGCGGCGAGGCGCTGGCCGTGCTGCGCCCCGGCACCACCGAGGAAGTCGCGGCCGCGGTCCATGCCTGCCATGCGCACAAGGTCGCGGTGGTGCCGCAGGGCGGCAATACCGGCCTGTGCGGCGGCGCCACGCCGGCGGCCGGGCGCGATGCGGTGGTGCTGTCGCTGCAACGGCTCAACCGCATCCGCCAGGTCGATCCGCTCAACAACACCATCACCGTCGAAGCCGGCGTGGTGCTGCAGCACCTGCAGGACGTGGCGCGCGAGCACGGCCGGCTGTTTCCGCTGAGCCTGGCGGCCGAGGGCAGCTGCACCATTGGCGGCAACCTGTCAACCAATGCCGGCGGCACCGCAGTGCTGCGCTATGGCAATACGCGCGAGCTGTGCCTGGGGCTGGAGGTGGTGACGCCGACGGGCGACACCTGGCATGGCCTGCGCGGCCTGCGCAAGGACAACACCGGCTATGACCTGCGCGACCTGTATATCGGCGCCGAAGGCACGCTCGGCATCATCACCGCCGCCGTGATGAAGCTGTTCCCGCTGCCGCGCGCCTCGGTCACCGCGCTGGCCGCGGTGCAGAGCCCGCGCGCCGCGCTGGCGCTGCTGGCGATCGCGCAGTCGCATGCGGGTGCAATGCTGACCGGCTTCGAGCTGATGTCGGCGCGCTGCATGGCGCTGGTGACGCAGCACTACCCCCAGCTGCGCTACCCGTTCGCCGACATCCACCCGCAGCTGGTGCTGATGGAGCTGTCCGACAGCGAGGGCGAAGCCCACGCGCGCGGCATCTTCGAAACGCTGATGAACGCCGCCTTCGACGCCGGCGTGGTGCTTGACGCCGTGGTGGCCGAGTCGGTGCAGCAGTCGCGCGATTTCTGGAACCTGCGCGAGCATATCCCGCTGGCGCAGGTCGAGGACGGCAAGAACATCAAGCACGATATCGCCGTGCCGGTCTCGCGCGTGGCGGACTTCATCGAGACCACCGACGCGCTGCTGCAGAACGCCTTCCCCGGCGCGCGCATGGTGACCTTCGGCCACCTTGGCGATGGCAACCTGCACTACAACGTATCGCCGCCGGAAGGCGTCGACCATGACGCCTTCCTGGCCAACCAGGACCAGGTCAACCGCATCGTGCACGACAGCGTGCGCTCGCACTGCGGCTCGATCTCCGCCGAGCATGGCGTGGGCCAGCTCAAGCGCGAAGAACTGCAGCACTACAAGAGCGAGGTCGAGCTGGCGCTGATGCGCGCGATCAAGGGCGCGCTCGACCCGCTGGGGCTGATGAACCCGGGCAAGGTACTCTGA
- the ltrA gene encoding group II intron reverse transcriptase/maturase produces MTMLEARRQKPARAGRDTEARGEAPDGVCRGEAEIPRHETDGTGSALLEAALTRENLRQAFKRVRANKGSAGVDGLDIDQTSRKLASEWPRIREELLRGTYRPSPVRRVTIPKAEGGERELGIPTVTDRLIQQALLQVLQPLLDPTFSKHSYGFRPGRRAHDAVLAAQSFVQSGRHVVVDVDLEKFFDRVNHDILIDRLRQRIADAGIIRLIRAYLNAGIMDGGVVMERHQGTPQGGPLSPLLANVLLDEVDKELEWRGHCFARYADDCNVYVGSRRAGERVMALLRRLYDRLKLKVNEAKSAVAPVFGRKFLGYGLWQARDGVIKRVVAAKPMAAFKQRVRVLTRRNGGRSLQAVVDQLRPYLLGWKAYFGLAQTSRIWRELDSWIRRRLRALQLKQWRRGKTIHRELLRLGASLPVAQSVAALSRRWWHNSLSAIHRVLTTAYFDSLGLPRLV; encoded by the coding sequence GCCAGAAGCCCGCGCGAGCGGGGCGGGACACCGAAGCCAGGGGTGAAGCCCCGGATGGAGTGTGTCGCGGCGAAGCCGAAATCCCGCGGCATGAAACGGACGGCACAGGGTCGGCGCTGCTGGAAGCGGCGCTGACGCGCGAGAACTTGCGGCAGGCGTTCAAACGGGTGCGGGCGAACAAGGGGTCGGCGGGTGTGGACGGGCTGGACATTGACCAGACGTCGCGCAAACTGGCGTCCGAGTGGCCTCGTATCCGTGAGGAACTGCTGCGGGGGACGTACCGGCCCAGTCCGGTACGACGGGTGACGATCCCGAAGGCGGAAGGTGGCGAGCGCGAGCTTGGCATCCCGACGGTGACGGATCGGCTGATCCAGCAGGCGCTGTTGCAAGTCCTGCAACCGCTGCTTGACCCGACCTTCAGCAAGCATAGCTACGGGTTTCGGCCTGGACGGCGGGCACATGATGCGGTGTTAGCCGCTCAGTCGTTCGTGCAGTCGGGCCGTCATGTGGTGGTGGACGTGGACTTGGAGAAGTTCTTCGACCGGGTCAACCACGACATTCTGATCGACCGCCTAAGGCAACGCATCGCCGACGCCGGGATCATCCGGCTGATACGAGCCTACCTGAACGCGGGAATCATGGATGGCGGGGTGGTCATGGAACGGCATCAGGGAACGCCGCAAGGTGGTCCCCTGTCGCCGCTGCTGGCCAACGTCTTGCTAGATGAGGTGGACAAGGAGTTAGAGTGGCGGGGTCACTGCTTCGCGCGGTATGCCGATGACTGCAACGTCTACGTTGGCAGTCGTCGCGCTGGCGAGCGGGTGATGGCTCTGCTACGAAGGCTCTATGACCGCCTCAAGCTGAAAGTTAACGAAGCCAAAAGCGCCGTGGCGCCGGTATTTGGTCGCAAGTTCCTTGGGTATGGCCTATGGCAAGCCCGGGACGGTGTGATCAAACGTGTGGTGGCTGCTAAGCCAATGGCGGCGTTCAAACAGCGTGTCAGGGTACTGACGCGGCGCAATGGTGGGCGCAGCCTCCAAGCCGTAGTCGATCAGTTGCGCCCTTACCTGCTGGGCTGGAAAGCCTACTTCGGGCTGGCGCAGACCTCCAGAATCTGGCGTGAGTTGGACAGCTGGATAAGGCGGCGGCTTCGGGCCTTGCAGCTCAAACAGTGGCGCAGGGGCAAGACTATCCACCGCGAACTGCTTCGCCTGGGGGCCTCACTACCGGTGGCGCAGTCGGTGGCGGCGTTAAGCCGTCGCTGGTGGCACAACAGCCTATCGGCGATTCATCGGGTGCTGACCACTGCCTACTTCGATAGTCTGGGACTGCCCCGTCTCGTCTGA
- the wrbA gene encoding NAD(P)H:quinone oxidoreductase, producing the protein MTDILVLYYSRHGSTRKLAELIANGIDSVPGAQARLRTVPPVSTVCEATAPDIPADGPPYAELRDLEECAGLALGSPTRFGNMAAPVKYFLDGTVAQWLSGALTGKPACVFTATGSLHGGQETTLLSMMLPLLHHGMLIMGLPYSEKGLMTTASGGTPYGPSHHAYVDNRGPITEDESALAMAMGRRLAQAALRLSGAQA; encoded by the coding sequence ATGACCGACATCCTCGTCCTGTATTACAGCCGCCACGGCAGCACCCGCAAACTCGCCGAACTGATCGCCAACGGCATCGACAGCGTCCCCGGCGCCCAGGCGCGCCTGCGCACGGTGCCGCCGGTCTCGACCGTGTGCGAGGCCACCGCCCCCGACATCCCCGCCGACGGCCCACCCTATGCCGAGCTGCGCGACCTGGAAGAGTGCGCGGGCCTCGCGCTGGGCAGCCCCACGCGCTTTGGCAACATGGCCGCGCCGGTCAAATACTTCCTGGACGGCACCGTGGCCCAGTGGCTGTCGGGCGCGCTGACCGGCAAGCCCGCCTGCGTGTTCACCGCCACCGGCAGCCTGCACGGCGGCCAGGAGACCACCCTGCTGTCGATGATGCTGCCGCTGCTGCACCACGGCATGCTGATCATGGGCCTGCCCTATTCCGAGAAGGGCCTGATGACGACCGCCTCGGGCGGCACGCCGTACGGCCCGAGCCACCATGCCTATGTCGACAATCGCGGCCCCATCACCGAGGACGAATCGGCGCTGGCGATGGCCATGGGCCGACGCCTGGCGCAAGCCGCGCTGCGCCTGTCCGGAGCGCAGGCATGA
- a CDS encoding ABC transporter permease, whose product MSLPASQPDAAMPALAASAAPAAPLPTARPSLLRRFVANRVAAAALALLAVLLLIAALAHVISPQNPYDLATVSVIDSELLPGSAGYEGNVHYWLGTDGAGRDLVSAIFYGIRISVGVGVISAVVALMVGSAVGLAAAYFGGVVDAAIMRIVDLQLSLPAVLVALILLAVLGQGVDKTLLALVIVQWAYFARTVRGAAQVERRKEYVEAALGQGLPALRVMFRHILPNCMAPLVVTGTLQIAHAITLEATMSFLGIGLPRTQPSLGMLIANGFEYMLSNKYWISIFPGVALVLLIGSINLVGDRLRRVLNPRLNG is encoded by the coding sequence ATGTCCCTGCCTGCATCCCAACCTGACGCCGCCATGCCGGCGCTCGCGGCAAGCGCCGCGCCTGCCGCGCCGCTGCCAACCGCGCGGCCCTCGCTGCTGCGGCGCTTCGTCGCCAACCGCGTCGCGGCGGCGGCACTGGCGCTGCTTGCAGTACTGCTGCTGATCGCCGCGCTGGCCCATGTCATCAGCCCGCAGAACCCGTACGACCTGGCCACGGTATCCGTCATCGACTCCGAGCTGCTGCCCGGCAGCGCCGGCTACGAAGGCAACGTGCACTACTGGCTCGGCACCGACGGCGCCGGCCGCGACCTGGTCAGCGCGATCTTCTATGGCATCCGCATCAGCGTGGGCGTCGGCGTGATCAGCGCGGTGGTGGCGCTGATGGTCGGCAGTGCCGTTGGTCTTGCGGCGGCTTACTTCGGCGGCGTGGTCGATGCCGCGATCATGCGCATCGTCGACCTGCAGCTGAGCCTGCCGGCGGTGCTGGTGGCGCTGATCCTGCTGGCCGTGCTGGGGCAGGGCGTGGACAAGACGCTGCTGGCGCTGGTGATCGTGCAGTGGGCCTACTTTGCGCGCACGGTGCGCGGCGCGGCGCAGGTGGAGCGGCGCAAGGAGTATGTCGAGGCGGCGCTGGGCCAGGGGCTGCCGGCGCTGCGCGTGATGTTCCGGCACATCCTTCCCAACTGCATGGCGCCGCTGGTGGTGACCGGCACGCTGCAGATCGCGCACGCGATCACGCTGGAGGCGACCATGAGTTTCCTCGGCATCGGCCTGCCGCGCACGCAACCGTCGCTCGGCATGCTGATCGCCAACGGCTTCGAGTACATGCTGTCGAACAAGTACTGGATCAGCATCTTCCCGGGCGTGGCCCTGGTGCTGCTGATCGGCTCGATCAACCTGGTGGGCGACCGCCTGCGCCGCGTGCTGAACCCGCGGCTGAACGGCTGA